A section of the Pochonia chlamydosporia 170 chromosome 2, whole genome shotgun sequence genome encodes:
- a CDS encoding het domain-containing protein (similar to Colletotrichum gloeosporioides Nara gc5 XP_007286959.1) translates to MKKTFKEAAKKIGKGKSSKEESRPLLKEQHDATAKEAAELKKKQDLKRALELNWLPSAMKFQLDPIQNGEARRSCPTCHGLTFKSKEEAEASNSRVLTINIAQIRQESLKAAPCDTCCLLWESICAITDEDTPHPDILYEHIRFDPEEHGDQLGKGPLVGHLVLDPIAGGRKQPLELQFYTTSEDPLSPWKTIGNGIHISPSGLSQSCISLMRQWINSCTASHGKHINCKTLQVPLLPTRVIHVGDFNTPPRLHHARAGEKNHYAALSHCWGGQVSITALTSNLEEYAVRLPSPLPQTFHDAIAVTRGLGLKYIWIDSLCIVQDSVEDWRAESSKMAEVYANAYVTISSDAAKDSFAGFLQPPSRQVPRCKTIRYRSRASNRNAAAGRRVDGEGVIHVRYRGFLAEELPFHCWSSPAETSGRSRLSERAWVFQERLLSSRTIHFSEHEMAWECRSLCDCECSATSLRTVRTTSVIKHFLYPQKFDATAFKSSWRNDIIPAYSRLKLTVESDKLPALEGLALAAGTLRLGDRYIVGLWQKSLVLDMLWCTIYSRSARRLLDTPTPTWSWASVAGSIGYRLMELSEEECKATVENIIFDGAIPKTLVVNCVAVPVTVHQPWLESGSQAQPCFGPKHIRLAIYWDCRGRDRTEEENTEYTFLVFGSRYTGNNELCPFGILTTSSENGGVVPRLLSRVGFIDGYRRAERLRRWDSSGWIPSLDGESNSESDGDGNRGSREQQREDWVQEILSSTLGSVHIV, encoded by the exons ATGAAGAAGACTTTTAAGGAAGCGGCCAAAAAGATAGGAAAGGGGAAGTCGTCCAAAGAAGAATCCAGGCCGCTTCTCAAAGAGCAGCATGACGCCACGGCAAAAGAAGCGGCcgagctcaagaagaagcaagatcTAAAGCGTGCCTTGGAG CTGAACTGGCTGCCAAGTGCCATGAAGTTCCAATTGGATCCCATCCAAAATGGTGAAGCAAGACGGAGCTGTCCAACTTGCCACGGCTTAACTTTCAAGTctaaagaagaagcagaggcatcaaattcaCGAGTCCTTACAATCAACATTGCCCAAATCAGACAAGAATCACTAAAAGCAGCGCCCTGCGACACGTGTTGCCTCCTCTGGGAATCCATCTGCGCCATAACTGACGAAGACACACCCCATCCAGACATTTTGTATGAGCACATTCGATTTGATCCTGAAGAGCATGGAGACCAGTTAGGCAAAGGTCCGTTAGTAGGTCATTTGGTCTTGGACCCTATTGCTGGAGGCAGAAAACAACCATTGGAATTGCAGTTCTACACGACCAGCG AGGATCCCCTGTCTCCATGGAAGACAATAGGGAACGGTATTCATATTTCGCCTTCTGGGCTGTCGCAGTCGTGTATCTCATTGATGCGTCAATGGATCAACTCATGCACCGCATCGCATGGCAAACACATCAACTGCAAGACGCTGCAAGTTCCCTTACTGCCTACCAGAGTTATTCACGTTGGTGACTTTAATACTCCGCCCAGGCTGCATCACGCAAGAGCCGGAGAGAAGAATCACTATGCCGCGCTTAGCCACTGTTGGGGAGGTCAAGTATCTATTACGGCCCTGACTTCGAATCTGGAGGAGTATGCTGTCCGCTTGCCCTCTCCCTTGCCACAGACCTTCCATGATGCAATTGCAGTCACGCGAGGACTCGGCCTCAAATACATCTGGATTGATTCCCTTTGCATTGTCCAAGACTCAGTTGAAGATTGGAGGGCAGAATCCTCAAAAATGGCCGAAGTGTATGCGAACGCATATGTCACCATCTCATCCGATGCAGCGAAGGACAGTTTTGCCGGGTTTCTTCAACCACCTTCCCGGCAAGTCCCACGTTGTAAGACCATTCGTTACCGATCACGCGCCAGTAACAGAAATGCTGCCGCAGGTAGACGAGTTGACGGAGAAGGGGTTATTCACGTTCGTTACCGAGGCTTCTTGGCCGAGGAGCTGCCCTTCCACTGTTGGAGTTCACCTGCCGAAACTTCGGGTCGCAGTAGGCTTTCGGAGAGAGCATGGGTGTTCCAAGAGCGACTCTTGTCTTCACGGACGATTCATTTCTCTGAACATGAGATGGCTTGGGAATGCCGGTCGCTCTGCGACTGTGAGTGCTCTGCCACGTCACTGAGGACTGTACGCACGACGAGCGTCATTAAACACTTCTTATATCCGCAAAAGTTCGATGCCACGGCTTTCAAGTCATCGTGGAGGAACGACATTATCCCAGCTTATTCTAGACTTAAACTCACCGTGGAATCAGACAAGCTGCCTGCTTTAGAAGGTCTTGCCTTAGCCGCTGGCACTTTGCGCCTAGGTGATCGCTACATTGTCGGGCTCTGGCAGAAAAGCCTAGTCCTCGACATGCTATGGTGCACCATTTACTCACGTTCTGCTAGGAGGCTCCTGGATACGCCTACCCCGACGTGGTCGTGGGCTTCTGTTGCGGGCTCCATTGGCTACAGGTTGATGGAACTCTCTGAGGAGGAGTGTAAGGCCACTGTTGAAAATATCATTTTTGACGGTGCTATCCCTAAGACTCTGGTTGTAAACTGTGTGGCCGTGCCGGTAACAGTACATCAACCCTGGCTGGAGAGCGGTAGTCAAGCACAGCCGTGTTTCGGTCCCAAGCATATTAGACTAGCCATCTATTGGGACTGCCGAGGCCGTGACCGGaccgaagaagaaaacacGGAGTATACATTCTTGGTTTTTGGTTCTCGATACACAGGCAATAATGAGCTGTGTCCATTTGGAATACTCACAACATCCTCCGAAAACGGTGGAGTGGTTCCGCGATTGCTCAGTAGGGTCGGGTTCATTGATGGTTATCGTCGCGCTGAACGACTAAGGCGATGGGATAGCTCTGGCTGGATTCCGAGTCTGGATGGCGAGAGTAATTCGGAAtctgatggagatggaaaTCGGGGCTCTCGAGAACAGCAACGTGAGGATTGGGTCCAGGAAATACTCAGTTCGACACTAGGCAGTGTCCACATAGTCTGA
- a CDS encoding fungal specific transcription factor (similar to Metarhizium acridum CQMa 102 XP_007811455.1) yields MRVSNEFEATWSQARTQKKRRGVSIASLVSPSTHSPSVNTTTSGTLGRSPEVQRIDPALRATRQGHDLRSRVARRASAWSADGSQIPSPDSISSSRRSGANRQPMSPAPDFSRIMYPSHETQTRPQTPSQSHDSPDQPVAVSGITVDTVCKGLKISRNVYTYLMKSYFSNMTSFTLFKPNSIEAKFAFMKSPIEAEALVATIFAFSARFHPSDKQPGRVVDCPTPSYFANIASKQLQSALDLYEDTIPPFHLLQAAVLDAFYHISKSVRSRSWRYLGQAIRLGYDLKLHLLDIHSERDADGEKEQRDLERWSLLEERRRAWWALWEMDVFASTIRRLPLAIDWTQNFTYLPVPDKCWFEGIYQESCFLAPDPCQRWKNMAQVVNTSPRAWFIVINSLMHDAQLLVYNPLPVGDTSFESKKDSLAIIANALYCTASSLPPELIYEGQALDFHTKASPRDINCRQFHCDIYSIHLMTQLVRFMIDHHIVCAQVAAAARAHANDEARPSDSPSWSNYMKAAENIVTIVRNSSHDHIKYVNPFLTNTLWFAAASQIACKVVGPSSRAETLAASNYDLLALTIQRYISFWCSTDILKPRLERIETALKNLMTKEGQDATTENAFDREDSGVAGVNHGATSQQLTQTQVNNHSFGQQGFVGPGGMAMETVQSPFLPLFPTGNDPNALAQQVVFDDLEHFLPYGVDDLWASQRVLSAW; encoded by the exons ATGCGAGTATCCAACGAGTTCGAAGCGACCTGGTCCCAAGCTCG TACGCAAAAGAAGAGGCGAGGCGTCTCAATCGCCAGTCTCGTGTCCCCTTCAACTCACTCACCATCAGTAAATACAACAACGTCCGGCACGTTGGGTCGCTCTCCCGAGGTACAAAGAATCGATCCCGCTCTGAGAGCGACACGACAAGGCCATGATTTGCGATCCAGAGTTGCCCGCCGCGCGTCGGCATGGTCCGCCGATGGATCCCAAATACCGAGTCCAgactccatctccagctcaaGGAGAAGTGGTGCAAACCGTCAGCCCATGTCCCCCGCGCCTGACTTCTCCAGAATAATGTATCCCTCTCATGAGACTCAAACCCGGCCACAAACGCCGTCTCAGTCTCATGATAGTCCAGATCAACCTGTGGCGGTCTCAGGGATAACCGTAGACACAGTATGCAAGGGACTGAAGATATCAAGGAACGTGTACACATATCT GATGAAGTCGTACTTTAGCAACATGACTTCCTTTACACTATTTAAACCGAATTCAATCGAGGCCAAGTTTGCCTTTATGAAATCCCCCATCGAAGCAGAAGCCTTGGTGGCGACAATATTCGCCTTCTCTGCAAGGTTTCACCCCAGCGACAAGCAACCTGGACGAGTTGTCGACTGCCCAACGCCTTCTTACTTTGCAAACATCGCGTCAAAGCAACTGCAGAGTGCCCTGGATCTATACGAAGATACAATCCCTCCATTTCACCTCTTACAGGCGGCTGTTCTGGATGCCTTTTACCACATCTCCAAGAGTGTGCGGTCTAGATCATGGAGATACCTAGGTCAAGCGATAAGGCTAGGCTACGACCTGAAGTTACATTTACTGGATATTCACTCAGAAAGAGACGCCGATGGCGAGAAAGAACAGCGTGATCTAGAGCGGTGGTCGCTGTTAGAAGAACGTCGCAGGGCTTGGTGGGCTCTATGGGAAATGGATGTCTTTGCAAGCACCATCCGCCGCCTGCCGTTGGCAATAGACTGGACTCAAAATTTCACCTATCTCCCTGTGCCAGACAAGTGCTGGTTTGAAGGAATCTATCAAGAAAGTTGCTTCTTGGCGCCGGATCCTTGTCAACGGTGGAAAAACATGGCCCAAGTCGTCAACACCAGTCCGAGGGCATGGTTCATTGTCATCAATTCCCTCATGCATGACGCACAGCTTCTCGTATACAACCCCTTACCAGTAGGGGACACATCATTCGAGTCCAAAAAGGATAGTCtggccatcatcgccaatgccCTCTATTGCACAGCTTCATCCCTACCCCCGGAGCTCATCTACGAAGGGCAAGCGTTGGACTTTCACACAAAAGCGTCACCACGAGACATCAACTGCCGCCAATTCCACTGCGACATATACTCCATTCATCTCATGACCCAACTGGTGCGCTTCATGATTGACCACCACATTGTATGTGCACAGgtagctgctgctgctcgcgCACACGCCAACGACGAGGCCAGACCTAGCGACTCACCATCCTGGTCTAACTACATGAAGGCGGCAGAGAATATTGTCACCATTGTGAGAAACAGCTCACATGATCACATCAAATACGTCAACCCGTTCTTGACAAACACGTTGTGGTTTGCTGCAGCGTCGCAAATTGCCTGCAAGGTTGTTGGGCCGTCAAGTCGTGCTGAGACACTAGCTGCATCCAACTACGACTTGTTGGCACTGACTATACAGCGGTATATCTCTTTCTGGTGCAGTACTGATATCCTGAAGCCGAGGCTGGAAAGGATAGAGACTGCGCTGAAGAACTTGATGACGAAGGAGGGTCAAGATGCGACAACTGAGAATGCCTTTGACAGAGAGGACTCAGGTGTTGCGGGAGTGAATCACGGTGCAACCAGCCAGCAGTTGACGCAGACTCAGGTCAATAATCATTCGTTCGGTCAGCAGGGTTTTGTAGGACCAGGAGGGATGGCGATGGAGACGGTTCAGTCGCCGTTTCTGCCTTTGTTTCCGACGGGAAATGACCCTAATGCTTTGGCGCAGCAGGTTGTgtttgatgacttggagcACTTTTTGCCGTATGGCGTGGATGACCTGTGGGCGTCACAGAGGGTTTTATCtgcttggtga
- a CDS encoding fumarylacetoacetate hydrolase (similar to Aspergillus oryzae RIB40 XP_003188990.1) has protein sequence MAPWTHLIRFIAEEDGQIHLGQINPQEHPDIGLSAFEGKKIAAKLITGSIFDGQVIEKTLTVSRLLAPVSIEDVPIIRCMGLNYRDHAAEANMPIPDVPVLFIKPRTALNGPYPAKINVPALAQDGSSDYEAELSFVLSRSGRDIPEEDAMSYVLGYTSSNDVSARTQQFKNSQWSFSKGLDGSCPLGPVLVSPSAISDPHKLRIRAIHNGNVVQDSNTKEMIFSIPQIISFLSQGTTLEKGTVIMTGTGPGIGAMRNPKVVLNHGDDIRVEIEQIGTLVNKVHYE, from the exons ATGGCTCCCTGGACACATCTCATCCGCTTCatcgccgaagaagacggccagATCCATCTCGGCCAAATCAACCCCCAGGAACACCCAGACATTGGCCTCTCAGCATTCGAAGGCAAAAAGATAGCCGCAAAGCTCATCACAGGCTCCATCTTCGACGGCCAAGTCATCGAGAAGACACTGACAGTCTCGCGC CTCCTCGCCCCCGTGTCCATTGAAGATGTCCCCATCATTCGATGCATGGGCCTCAACTACCGCGACCATGCGGCCGAGGCAAACATGCCGATTCCCGACGTCCCAGTGCTGTTCATCAAGCCTCGCACAGCGCTGAATGGACCGTATCCAGCGAAGATCAATGTTCCTGCTTTGGCGCAGGATGGATCTAGTGACTATGAGGCGGAGCTGTCGTTTGTGCTGAGTAGATCTGGGCGGGATATTCCTGAGGAGGATGCTATGAGCTATGTCTTGGGGTATACGAGTAGTAATGACGTTAGTGCGAGGACGCAGCAGTTTAAGAATAGCCAATGGTCTTTCTCGAAGG GTCTGGATGGATCTTGTCCCCTTGGTCCTGTTCTCGTTTCACCGTCTGCTATTTCCGATCCGCACAAGCTGCGCATCAGGGCTATTCACAATGGAAACGTGGTGCAGGACTCTAATACAAA GGAGATGATATTCAGCATCCCGCAGATCATCTCGTTCCTTTCACAGGGCACGACATTGGAAAAGGGGACGGTGATTATGACGGGAACTGGGCCAGGGATCGGGGCGATGCGTAACCCTAAGGTTGTGCTGAATCATGGCGACGATATTAGAGTTGAGATTGAGCAAATTGGGACACTCGTCAACAAGGTGCATTACGAGTAG